Proteins from a single region of bacterium:
- a CDS encoding hybrid sensor histidine kinase/response regulator, with the protein METDQESHGAADILIVDDTPANLQFLAALLKMKGYKTRAALNGELALLAIQTQPPDLILLDVHMPDIDGIEVCRRIKANPAFSDIPVIFVSGEHKALHKIKAFSSGGVDFVTRPFQIDEVLSRVSIHLDLRKQREQLRATMKRMQTLEALRDNLIHMIVHDLRNPLGVIDGYLELIKSEKVVSFSPKVANYLSETQAHTRNMVDMINSILDINRMENGTLILNLMPCDLVDLCGQVITSMEPIRQSRSLRMATGFSPIHAMIDIGLIRRVLTNLIANAIRATRNEDGQITLSATTINDFIRINITDNGRPITVEEHSDIFEKYAQANSALSGKGRYAPGLGLPFCKLAVEAHGGRVGIEHAPDASNVFWFELPLAGPRSRVP; encoded by the coding sequence ATGGAAACGGATCAAGAAAGTCATGGCGCAGCGGACATCCTCATTGTGGATGACACCCCCGCAAATCTTCAATTTCTAGCGGCCCTGCTCAAAATGAAAGGGTACAAAACGCGAGCCGCCCTGAACGGTGAACTTGCTCTTCTGGCTATTCAAACCCAGCCGCCAGACCTCATTCTGCTGGATGTACACATGCCGGATATTGATGGAATCGAGGTCTGCCGGCGTATCAAAGCCAACCCGGCCTTTTCCGATATCCCTGTTATTTTTGTAAGCGGGGAACACAAAGCCCTTCATAAGATTAAAGCCTTCTCATCGGGAGGCGTTGATTTCGTCACCCGGCCCTTTCAGATTGATGAGGTGCTTTCAAGAGTTTCGATCCATCTTGACCTGCGAAAACAGCGGGAACAGTTGCGGGCCACCATGAAGCGCATGCAGACATTGGAGGCGTTACGAGACAACCTCATCCACATGATTGTTCATGATCTCCGGAATCCCCTCGGGGTGATCGATGGTTATCTTGAACTCATTAAATCCGAGAAAGTGGTCTCGTTCTCGCCCAAAGTCGCCAACTACCTCTCCGAGACTCAAGCCCACACACGCAATATGGTTGACATGATCAACTCCATTCTGGATATCAACCGGATGGAAAATGGCACGTTGATACTTAATCTGATGCCCTGCGACCTGGTTGATTTGTGCGGGCAGGTTATCACAAGCATGGAGCCTATCAGGCAGTCGCGCTCCCTACGGATGGCCACCGGGTTCTCGCCAATCCATGCCATGATCGACATTGGACTAATACGTCGCGTCCTCACCAACCTGATCGCCAATGCCATTCGGGCTACCCGGAACGAAGACGGACAAATCACCCTGAGTGCCACCACCATAAATGACTTCATCCGCATTAACATTACAGACAACGGTCGCCCGATCACAGTCGAGGAGCATTCTGATATTTTCGAAAAGTACGCCCAGGCCAACTCCGCTCTCAGCGGAAAGGGACGTTACGCTCCAGGGCTGGGCCTCCCGTTCTGCAAACTCGCGGTCGAGGCGCATGGGGGTAGGGTGGGCATCGAGCATGCACCTGATGCCAGCAATGTATTCTGGTTTGAACTCCCCCTCGCAGGCCCGCGCTCCAGGGTGCCCTAA
- the zwf gene encoding glucose-6-phosphate dehydrogenase produces MSEPQRLGIVVVGASGDLAQTKVIPALFALYCQHFLPDDFHVYGLARTEMDHAAFRKKVAENLTCRYVPGEACADRTEEFLQRCYYCQGQYSSTDSFLDLFQLMREVEGVGPINRIFYMAIPPSVFQDVARALGNSGLVACDDSEGWSRIVVEKPFGRDRDSSDRLVKEMQTVFTEEMTYRIDHYLGKEIVQNLMVLRFANLIFEPLWNKAYIESVSIKWAEPIGVGQRGGYFDGFGIIRDVMQNHLLQILALLAMECPREYSASAVRNAKVALLRDISPITLDRLVVGQYGTSTTGQQRAYVAAPNVPPDSLTPTYAAAVLQIHNPRWEGVPFLIEAGKALDQKINEVRIRFRKIPAGLFGKTGAVLHSNELIMRIQPDESIVLRIMNKLPGLGLDLAPTELNLRYQAAFSALIPEAYECLLLDVVKGDRSLFIRADELEAAWDVFTPVLQQLESQHMAPDIYPYGSSGPKAGWALAQRWGV; encoded by the coding sequence ATGAGTGAACCCCAAAGACTTGGAATAGTGGTGGTGGGCGCCTCTGGCGATCTGGCCCAAACCAAAGTAATCCCGGCGCTGTTTGCGTTGTACTGCCAGCATTTTCTACCCGATGATTTTCATGTCTATGGTTTGGCTCGAACCGAAATGGATCATGCGGCGTTCCGGAAGAAAGTGGCGGAGAATCTGACCTGTCGTTATGTGCCGGGGGAGGCTTGCGCTGATCGCACCGAAGAGTTTCTGCAGCGGTGTTATTATTGTCAGGGACAATATTCTTCCACTGACTCTTTTTTGGATCTATTTCAGTTGATGCGTGAAGTCGAGGGAGTAGGGCCCATCAATCGGATTTTTTACATGGCCATTCCTCCCTCCGTATTTCAGGACGTGGCCAGAGCACTGGGGAATTCCGGGCTAGTGGCTTGCGATGATTCGGAGGGCTGGTCTCGAATTGTTGTAGAGAAGCCTTTTGGTCGCGACCGGGATTCCTCTGATCGGCTTGTTAAAGAAATGCAGACGGTTTTTACCGAGGAAATGACCTATCGGATTGATCACTATCTGGGAAAAGAAATTGTACAGAACCTGATGGTCCTCAGATTTGCCAATCTGATCTTTGAGCCACTCTGGAACAAGGCCTACATTGAAAGCGTGAGTATCAAGTGGGCGGAGCCGATAGGTGTTGGTCAGCGGGGGGGGTATTTTGATGGATTTGGGATCATCCGCGACGTGATGCAGAATCACCTGCTTCAGATCCTTGCCCTATTAGCGATGGAGTGCCCGCGTGAATACAGTGCTTCGGCTGTGCGAAATGCGAAGGTGGCGTTGCTCCGGGATATCTCCCCGATCACGCTGGATCGGCTTGTGGTGGGGCAATATGGCACCTCAACGACGGGCCAGCAAAGGGCCTATGTTGCGGCCCCCAATGTGCCGCCCGATTCATTAACGCCGACGTATGCAGCAGCGGTGCTCCAGATCCATAATCCGCGCTGGGAGGGCGTTCCTTTTCTGATTGAAGCCGGAAAGGCGCTGGATCAAAAAATTAATGAAGTACGGATCCGATTCCGCAAAATTCCGGCCGGCCTATTTGGGAAGACAGGGGCGGTGCTTCACTCGAATGAACTCATCATGCGAATCCAGCCGGATGAAAGCATCGTATTGAGGATTATGAATAAATTGCCGGGCCTGGGCCTCGATTTAGCTCCTACGGAGTTGAATCTCCGTTATCAAGCGGCCTTTTCGGCGTTGATTCCGGAAGCCTATGAATGCCTGCTTCTGGATGTGGTCAAGGGGGACCGTAGTTTATTTATCCGGGCTGATGAACTTGAAGCTGCCTGGGATGTTTTTACTCCGGTACTTCAACAGTTGGAGTCCCAGCACATGGCTCCTGACATTTATCCGTATGGAAGTTCTGGGCCAAAGGCTGGATGGGCTCTGGCCCAGCGCTGGGGTGTTTAG
- a CDS encoding cytochrome c biogenesis protein CcdA, producing MKESILKSILSIWVLILSASPWVYAADPFGVDLSREGNGSNLTVTLRITIPPNHHIYADQVRVESGSGALFSLVGGDQPVTLRDSFSDGARLSYTNNVLLLFRSGTAVASDEALKVSYQGCSEEQCFFPKTRIFAVSSSSKQSGDTLADKSVAKAEGIAGWNQALVGRVTASGYLNTKEFLSFLNKAEGHADIAAKSESITARLKAASLLFSANPLEFFKIHGVWWTVMIILAGGLLLNLTPCVLPMIPINLAIIGVGAQNGTKAKGFFLGGAYGVGIALVYGVLGVVVVLTGSQFGVLNSMPWFNVVIASVFVLLALAMFDVFSIDMTRFQRAGTGSDGNQGKVVTAMFMGGISALLAGACVAPVVIAVLLLSSNLYAQGASIGLMLPFILGAGMALPWPFAGSGLSFLPKPGAWMTWVKTGFGVLILLFAVYYFSLAYQGWWGKKVVAQAESGVYQITGSDPAAWQAVVADSAKTGKPVFIDFWATWCKNCEAMELTTFRAQEVKQRLAGYIVVKFQAENLADKGTREFANFFGVKGLPTYVVLKAGSTLQ from the coding sequence GTGAAGGAATCCATATTGAAAAGTATCCTCTCGATATGGGTTTTGATTCTGAGCGCATCCCCATGGGTTTATGCAGCCGATCCTTTTGGAGTTGATTTGTCGAGGGAAGGAAATGGCTCCAATCTGACTGTCACCCTGCGTATAACGATCCCTCCGAATCACCACATTTATGCTGATCAAGTGCGGGTGGAGTCTGGGTCAGGCGCTCTTTTTAGTCTTGTCGGAGGTGATCAACCGGTAACTTTGCGTGATAGTTTTTCAGACGGGGCACGTCTATCATATACTAATAATGTTTTGTTGCTGTTCCGTTCGGGGACTGCTGTGGCGTCAGATGAAGCTTTGAAGGTTTCATATCAGGGGTGCAGCGAAGAGCAATGCTTTTTTCCCAAAACAAGAATATTCGCAGTCAGTTCTTCCTCGAAGCAATCTGGAGACACCCTGGCGGATAAATCAGTGGCGAAGGCGGAAGGGATTGCAGGTTGGAATCAGGCCCTGGTGGGGAGGGTCACAGCATCAGGGTATTTGAACACAAAGGAATTTCTGTCTTTTCTGAATAAGGCTGAAGGGCATGCGGATATTGCCGCAAAGTCTGAAAGTATTACGGCTAGACTGAAAGCAGCTTCCCTGCTTTTCAGCGCCAATCCTTTAGAGTTTTTCAAGATTCACGGGGTGTGGTGGACGGTCATGATAATCCTTGCCGGTGGCCTCCTGTTGAATTTGACGCCCTGTGTTCTTCCCATGATCCCCATCAATTTGGCTATCATTGGGGTGGGGGCTCAAAATGGTACCAAGGCCAAAGGGTTTTTCCTGGGCGGAGCGTATGGAGTGGGAATTGCCTTGGTATATGGGGTGTTGGGGGTGGTTGTGGTGTTGACTGGGTCGCAATTCGGGGTTTTGAATTCCATGCCATGGTTCAACGTGGTCATAGCCTCGGTGTTTGTCCTTCTGGCACTCGCCATGTTTGATGTGTTTTCCATTGATATGACCCGATTCCAGAGGGCGGGAACCGGTAGCGATGGGAATCAGGGGAAAGTGGTGACAGCAATGTTCATGGGGGGGATTTCCGCTTTGCTTGCTGGTGCCTGCGTTGCGCCTGTCGTGATCGCCGTGTTGCTTTTGTCCAGTAATCTCTATGCGCAGGGGGCCAGTATCGGGTTGATGCTTCCCTTTATTCTGGGGGCTGGTATGGCATTGCCGTGGCCCTTTGCGGGCTCAGGGTTATCGTTTCTTCCCAAGCCGGGTGCCTGGATGACATGGGTGAAAACCGGGTTTGGCGTATTGATCCTTTTGTTTGCCGTGTATTACTTCTCCCTTGCCTATCAAGGGTGGTGGGGTAAGAAGGTGGTGGCGCAGGCTGAGTCAGGGGTCTATCAGATTACGGGCTCGGATCCGGCCGCATGGCAAGCGGTTGTCGCGGACTCCGCTAAAACCGGTAAGCCTGTTTTTATCGATTTTTGGGCAACCTGGTGCAAGAATTGCGAAGCGATGGAGCTAACTACATTCCGCGCGCAGGAAGTGAAGCAGCGTTTGGCGGGATATATTGTTGTGAAATTCCAGGCGGAAAATCTGGCCGACAAGGGAACCCGTGAGTTTGCCAATTTCTTCGGCGTGAAAGGGTTGCCTACCTATGTGGTGCTCAAGGCGGGGAGCACCTTGCAATGA
- a CDS encoding ferritin yields MISKQMAKAINDQVNKEIFSSYLYLAMSANAISLGFKGAGTWFKVQFQEELEHALKFYNYLLSQGEVVEFGAIDKPTVGYKALLDMYVDTLKHEKLVTKSLNALMDLAVSEKDYATQALLQWYITEQIEEEANDADIIAMIKMAGTSTGTLFMVDKQLGKRGAKAG; encoded by the coding sequence ATGATATCAAAACAGATGGCCAAGGCGATTAACGATCAGGTTAACAAGGAGATTTTTTCCTCGTACCTGTATCTTGCCATGTCGGCAAATGCGATCTCTCTTGGATTTAAAGGAGCCGGTACGTGGTTCAAGGTTCAGTTTCAGGAGGAGTTGGAGCATGCCCTGAAATTCTACAATTATCTCCTGAGCCAGGGTGAGGTTGTTGAGTTTGGAGCGATCGATAAGCCGACCGTTGGGTACAAGGCCCTGCTGGACATGTATGTCGACACGCTGAAACATGAAAAACTGGTCACGAAGTCGCTTAACGCCCTGATGGATCTCGCGGTCTCGGAGAAGGATTATGCGACTCAGGCTTTGTTGCAGTGGTACATTACGGAGCAGATCGAGGAAGAGGCTAATGATGCAGATATCATTGCCATGATCAAGATGGCCGGGACTTCCACGGGCACCTTGTTTATGGTGGACAAGCAGCTCGGAAAGCGTGGGGCTAAGGCAGGGTGA
- a CDS encoding desulfoferrodoxin — MTKRSEVYKCELCGNIVEMVHASAGQLVCCGQEMKLRAENTVDASKEKHIPVIEHVAGGIKVTVGSVAHPMEEKHYIEWIELLVGDTLLRQYLKPGVPPIAIFEGVTATNIVAREFCNLHGLWKG; from the coding sequence ATGACGAAACGTTCAGAAGTTTACAAATGCGAGTTATGCGGAAATATTGTCGAGATGGTTCATGCTTCTGCCGGACAATTGGTTTGCTGCGGGCAGGAAATGAAATTACGGGCTGAGAATACGGTAGATGCTTCTAAAGAGAAGCATATTCCCGTGATTGAGCATGTAGCCGGCGGGATCAAGGTGACGGTAGGGAGCGTGGCTCATCCCATGGAAGAGAAGCATTACATTGAGTGGATTGAGCTTCTTGTGGGCGACACCCTACTTCGGCAGTATCTCAAGCCTGGCGTTCCGCCTATCGCCATATTCGAGGGTGTGACGGCGACCAATATCGTTGCGCGTGAGTTTTGTAATCTTCATGGATTGTGGAAGGGCTGA
- a CDS encoding rubredoxin → MTYICNVCGYVYDPAKGDPDHGVAPGTSFADIPAGWLCPDCGVGKDEFSPQG, encoded by the coding sequence ATGACGTATATATGTAATGTGTGTGGTTATGTTTATGACCCCGCTAAAGGTGATCCTGATCACGGAGTCGCGCCGGGTACAAGTTTCGCGGATATTCCCGCTGGTTGGCTGTGTCCGGATTGTGGAGTTGGTAAGGATGAATTTTCCCCACAGGGTTGA
- a CDS encoding thioredoxin family protein, translating to MKIKLSLVVLMYLSGIVGYSAEVPKSEGSAVVKAVVLEKAVWLTSLSEAKAEAARRNVPILADFSGSDWCGWCIKLDKEVFSTDVFKKYAAENLVLLLVDFPRSKPQSDELKKQNNDLSEKYGIQGFPTILLLDAEGKLLERTSYLAGGGENYVTHLRKLLKNKRNK from the coding sequence ATGAAAATTAAATTAAGTTTAGTGGTATTGATGTATTTGTCGGGGATCGTCGGATATTCGGCTGAGGTGCCGAAGAGTGAAGGAAGCGCGGTCGTGAAAGCTGTTGTTCTCGAAAAAGCGGTGTGGCTAACCTCACTTTCAGAGGCGAAAGCAGAAGCGGCCAGGCGGAATGTTCCGATTCTTGCGGATTTTTCCGGATCTGACTGGTGCGGCTGGTGCATAAAACTTGATAAAGAGGTTTTTTCTACAGATGTTTTCAAGAAATATGCCGCAGAAAATCTAGTGTTACTGCTGGTTGATTTCCCTCGAAGCAAGCCGCAGTCGGATGAGCTTAAAAAACAAAACAATGATTTGTCTGAAAAGTACGGGATTCAGGGATTCCCCACGATTCTGCTGCTTGATGCAGAGGGAAAATTACTGGAACGGACCAGTTATTTGGCCGGTGGGGGCGAGAATTATGTTACGCATTTGAGAAAACTGTTGAAGAATAAAAGAAACAAATAA
- a CDS encoding sigma 54-interacting transcriptional regulator: MTEKVDQLLFVGGSDASCGAMAAAFANAICRKNVVARYAGVLSGTVDPLVWRVLSEVHLSGDGSVGMRVADLGNCAFDVMVALSEEAAEAGRMLPGNPQKLLWNIPEPASLKGDVEWRLQAFRETRDMIKRLVDDFYARGYLSAFLASKHEYDLILDNISEGVIAHDLNRRIFYFNAAAERITGYKREDLLNRDCHEALPSGLCGAKCSFCEGNALPEYPASKDLEIVTRTGERRRIHMNLNVMKNDQGHPLGLLACFRDLTLEVQLARRLGEIEQFSGIIGRDPKMQALYDIIPELAESSAPILVQGESGTGKELIAVALHNEGPRANKMFVPVNCGALPEGLLESELFGHVKGAFTGAIRDKKGRFELADGGTIFLDEIGDISPAMQVKLLRVLQEGRFEQVGSEKTIKVNVRVISATHRDLIQEMAAGKFREDLFYRLSVVPLTLPPLRERRTDIPLLANHFLKLYAGGKPITFSPDALDFMLGYNWPGNVRELQNWIQFALIKCKGGTILQEHLPPIALKAQPTHGVAAALAPPSKGKQRLTQQIVRETLERVGGNKVEAAKALGVSRATLYRFMEESITPEA; encoded by the coding sequence ATGACTGAGAAGGTGGATCAACTTTTGTTTGTGGGGGGATCTGATGCCAGTTGTGGCGCCATGGCGGCGGCCTTTGCCAATGCAATTTGTCGGAAAAATGTTGTTGCCCGTTATGCCGGTGTGCTTTCCGGTACGGTCGACCCGTTGGTGTGGCGGGTTTTGTCAGAGGTACATCTTTCGGGTGACGGTTCGGTTGGCATGCGGGTGGCTGATCTGGGTAATTGTGCTTTTGATGTGATGGTGGCTTTATCTGAAGAGGCCGCTGAAGCAGGTCGGATGTTGCCGGGAAATCCCCAGAAACTGCTTTGGAATATCCCGGAGCCAGCCTCCTTGAAGGGGGATGTGGAATGGCGCTTGCAGGCATTCCGTGAGACGCGTGATATGATCAAGCGCTTGGTAGACGATTTTTATGCGAGGGGATATCTGTCGGCCTTTCTTGCCTCAAAACATGAATATGATCTGATATTGGATAATATCTCCGAGGGTGTGATTGCTCATGATTTGAATCGGCGGATATTTTATTTCAATGCGGCAGCAGAGCGGATCACCGGGTATAAGCGTGAAGACTTGTTGAATCGTGACTGTCACGAAGCCTTGCCCAGTGGGTTATGCGGCGCGAAGTGTTCGTTTTGTGAGGGGAACGCTCTGCCGGAATATCCCGCCAGCAAAGATCTCGAGATCGTTACCCGTACAGGTGAACGACGGCGGATTCATATGAATCTTAATGTCATGAAGAATGATCAAGGCCATCCGTTGGGATTATTAGCTTGTTTTCGGGATTTAACACTTGAGGTGCAGTTGGCCCGTCGTTTGGGTGAGATTGAACAGTTTAGCGGCATTATCGGGCGTGACCCCAAGATGCAGGCGCTCTACGATATCATACCCGAGTTAGCGGAATCCTCGGCACCGATTCTTGTGCAGGGCGAAAGTGGGACGGGTAAGGAACTGATTGCGGTCGCGCTTCACAATGAAGGGCCTCGTGCGAATAAAATGTTTGTACCCGTGAATTGCGGGGCCTTGCCGGAAGGCTTGCTTGAAAGCGAGTTGTTCGGGCATGTAAAGGGCGCTTTCACAGGGGCTATTCGCGATAAGAAAGGGCGTTTTGAGCTGGCGGACGGGGGCACCATTTTCCTCGATGAAATTGGTGATATTTCGCCCGCCATGCAGGTTAAGTTGCTCCGGGTGCTGCAAGAAGGCCGCTTTGAACAGGTCGGGAGCGAGAAGACCATCAAGGTCAATGTCAGGGTTATTAGTGCCACTCATCGCGACCTGATTCAAGAAATGGCTGCAGGCAAGTTTCGTGAAGATTTATTCTACCGGCTCAGCGTCGTTCCGCTTACGTTGCCGCCGTTGAGAGAGCGGCGAACCGACATCCCCCTGCTGGCCAATCATTTTTTGAAGCTGTATGCAGGTGGCAAGCCAATCACGTTTTCGCCTGATGCCTTGGATTTCATGTTGGGCTACAACTGGCCCGGCAATGTACGTGAACTCCAGAATTGGATTCAGTTTGCCCTGATCAAATGTAAGGGCGGTACAATTTTGCAAGAGCATTTGCCGCCCATTGCACTTAAGGCGCAGCCGACGCATGGGGTGGCAGCCGCTCTGGCTCCCCCTTCCAAAGGGAAACAACGCCTGACTCAGCAGATCGTTCGTGAGACTCTTGAGCGGGTGGGGGGCAACAAAGTTGAAGCCGCCAAGGCTCTGGGAGTGTCTCGTGCGACACTGTATCGTTTCATGGAAGAATCTATCACGCCTGAGGCGTGA
- a CDS encoding phosphopantothenoylcysteine decarboxylase: MRILVTAGPTREFMDPVRYISNRSSGKMGYAIAAAACARGHEVVLISGPVALTAPAGVKVVPVVSAADMLPAVESHFEACDALIMAAAVSDWRPAVVSQQKMKKQNARMELMLEPTADILLTIRPRKGGRVVVGFAAETTEVESEARRKLAAKGLDLIVANDVTQSDAGFDVETNRVVLITTTDRLPLPLMTKREVGERIVEWVESRAGMSREMHK; encoded by the coding sequence ATGAGAATATTAGTCACAGCAGGGCCGACCCGTGAGTTCATGGATCCGGTGCGATATATCAGCAATCGATCCTCCGGGAAAATGGGCTACGCGATTGCCGCGGCGGCTTGTGCGCGCGGTCATGAGGTGGTCCTGATCAGTGGGCCGGTAGCGCTAACGGCCCCTGCGGGTGTTAAGGTGGTGCCTGTTGTGTCGGCGGCAGACATGTTACCTGCCGTTGAAAGTCATTTTGAGGCATGTGATGCGCTCATTATGGCGGCGGCTGTTTCAGATTGGCGGCCCGCTGTTGTGAGTCAGCAGAAGATGAAGAAGCAGAATGCCCGGATGGAGCTGATGCTTGAGCCGACGGCGGATATCCTGCTGACGATCAGGCCGCGAAAAGGGGGCCGGGTAGTGGTCGGGTTTGCTGCCGAAACCACAGAGGTTGAATCCGAGGCGCGTCGAAAGTTGGCGGCCAAGGGGCTTGATCTGATTGTGGCCAATGACGTGACCCAGTCGGATGCCGGATTTGATGTGGAAACGAATCGAGTCGTATTGATCACGACAACGGATCGCCTGCCGCTGCCACTGATGACGAAGCGGGAGGTGGGCGAGCGGATTGTCGAATGGGTGGAATCGCGGGCTGGCATGTCCCGGGAAATGCATAAGTAG
- a CDS encoding thymidylate synthase, protein MENIPVLHVSGKSLAEAYEKALCALNEGGTRFRTQYDKPGDPASLDSTMNITVLDPLADPMIHKAFPGGIEDLREYVMELQGAKDHWVKNMNDAADTRWEYTYHGRLANYGAIKELRSYESVEAGFFKINQIDAVVNKLVKQPFTRQAQMITWMPHVDLDCYDPPCLQSLWYRILEDKDGVWWLNCNIRFRSNDAWGANFMNMFGLTLFNRDVIAAEISRRAGKTVKLGRLNWQADSFHIYGKDIDVARQRLFDRIKTTAFEDRVYCFHDSMIQEIYNEAEATVREKIREFDAR, encoded by the coding sequence ATGGAAAATATTCCGGTTCTCCATGTGTCTGGGAAATCCCTGGCTGAAGCCTATGAAAAGGCCTTGTGTGCGTTGAATGAGGGCGGAACACGGTTCCGCACCCAGTACGATAAACCGGGGGACCCTGCCAGCCTCGACTCCACCATGAACATCACGGTGCTTGATCCCTTAGCCGACCCCATGATCCACAAGGCTTTCCCCGGGGGGATTGAGGATTTGCGGGAATACGTCATGGAATTGCAGGGGGCCAAGGATCATTGGGTGAAAAACATGAATGATGCGGCCGATACGCGCTGGGAGTACACCTACCATGGACGCCTGGCAAATTACGGCGCCATCAAGGAATTACGGAGTTATGAATCGGTAGAGGCCGGTTTCTTTAAAATCAATCAGATTGATGCTGTTGTGAATAAGCTGGTGAAGCAGCCGTTCACCCGGCAGGCCCAGATGATTACCTGGATGCCGCATGTGGATTTGGACTGCTATGATCCGCCTTGTTTGCAGTCGCTCTGGTATCGAATACTTGAGGACAAGGACGGGGTCTGGTGGCTGAATTGCAACATCCGGTTCAGGAGTAATGACGCCTGGGGCGCCAACTTCATGAACATGTTCGGCTTGACCCTGTTTAACAGGGACGTCATTGCCGCCGAAATTTCGCGCCGGGCCGGGAAGACGGTGAAGTTGGGTCGGCTCAACTGGCAGGCGGATTCATTCCATATTTACGGCAAGGATATTGATGTCGCCCGCCAACGTCTGTTTGATCGCATCAAGACCACCGCTTTTGAAGATCGCGTCTATTGCTTTCATGATTCCATGATTCAGGAAATCTATAACGAGGCGGAAGCCACTGTGCGGGAGAAGATTCGCGAATTTGACGCGCGCTGA
- a CDS encoding glycosyltransferase family 4 protein has product MKVVHIIPGTADVFYCQNCMRDKELILELRALGHEVVLVPMYLPLFSEGEALGSAEVPIFYGAVGVYLAQHFPTLNNAPRWLKDLLDSRQLLRWVAKKSATTRASGLETMTLSVLRGEKGGQKAELDHLMSWLLHHAKPDIVHLSNALLLGLAGRIKRELGIPVICTLQDEDSWIDSMEPGAAAEAWQIMSEKARDIAAFIPVSSYYNHLMQTRLKGVPSDRFHQIPIGISPDEYGPALTPPQNPTIGFLSKMTESLGLDVLVDAYIELKREPALRTLKFKIMGGQTPDDTPFLQRLRHKLNAQGMLGDVEFCEGLTRERRLEFLQSLSVLSVPMPHPEAFGMFILEALACAVPVVQPRIGAFPEIITATGGGLCYDPADPTGLTMALKSLLQDPKAAQRLGRNGCDNVRKEFNIKGMATRILAVYHKCIQ; this is encoded by the coding sequence ATGAAGGTGGTGCATATAATCCCCGGTACAGCCGATGTGTTCTATTGCCAGAATTGCATGCGTGACAAGGAACTGATCCTGGAGCTCAGAGCCCTGGGGCATGAGGTTGTTCTGGTTCCAATGTATCTGCCTCTTTTCTCCGAAGGCGAAGCATTGGGCTCCGCTGAAGTACCCATCTTTTACGGCGCCGTTGGCGTCTATCTCGCCCAGCATTTTCCGACCCTGAACAACGCCCCGCGCTGGCTGAAAGACCTGCTGGATTCACGCCAATTGCTCAGATGGGTGGCTAAAAAATCCGCCACCACCCGCGCCAGCGGACTCGAAACCATGACCCTATCTGTCTTACGCGGGGAAAAAGGCGGTCAGAAGGCGGAACTGGATCACCTGATGTCCTGGCTGCTCCATCACGCCAAGCCGGACATCGTGCACCTATCCAATGCCCTCCTGCTGGGCTTGGCGGGCCGTATTAAACGGGAACTGGGTATTCCCGTGATTTGCACCCTTCAGGACGAGGATTCCTGGATCGATTCCATGGAACCAGGCGCCGCTGCCGAAGCCTGGCAAATCATGTCAGAAAAAGCCCGTGATATTGCCGCCTTCATTCCCGTCAGCAGTTACTACAACCACCTCATGCAAACACGCCTGAAGGGAGTACCGTCCGACCGCTTCCACCAGATTCCTATTGGAATCTCCCCGGACGAATACGGGCCGGCACTCACTCCCCCGCAAAATCCGACCATCGGCTTCCTTTCCAAAATGACAGAGTCACTGGGCCTGGATGTCCTGGTAGACGCCTATATCGAACTCAAAAGGGAGCCCGCCCTGAGGACTCTCAAGTTTAAAATTATGGGCGGCCAGACACCTGATGACACTCCGTTCCTTCAACGCTTGCGCCATAAACTCAACGCCCAGGGAATGCTGGGCGATGTGGAGTTTTGTGAGGGACTAACCAGAGAGCGCCGTCTTGAATTTCTCCAATCGCTTTCTGTGCTGTCAGTCCCCATGCCGCACCCCGAGGCGTTCGGCATGTTTATACTGGAAGCACTGGCTTGCGCCGTTCCCGTGGTTCAACCTCGAATCGGAGCCTTCCCGGAAATTATTACGGCAACAGGGGGCGGCCTCTGTTACGACCCCGCTGATCCGACCGGATTGACCATGGCACTAAAAAGCCTGCTCCAGGATCCCAAGGCAGCACAACGACTGGGGCGTAATGGATGCGATAATGTTCGCAAGGAATTTAATATCAAAGGAATGGCCACCCGGATCCTGGCCGTGTATCATAAATGTATTCAATAA